The following are encoded in a window of Castanea sativa cultivar Marrone di Chiusa Pesio chromosome 9, ASM4071231v1 genomic DNA:
- the LOC142609627 gene encoding NADPH-dependent aldehyde reductase-like protein, chloroplastic — MAEAEHSSSSAPRLDGRVAIITGASRGLGRAIAIHLHSLGARVVLNYASSSTQADLLANELNATSTNLSQPQAIAVRADVSDPDQIKLLFDKAEQEFGSGIHILVNCAGVLDPKYPSLGNTTVEDWDTTFNVNTKGSFLCCREAVNRLKRGGGGRIIMISTSIVGGLLPGYASYAASKAAVETMTKIVAKELKGTGITANCVAPGPIATDMFFAGKTEETINRIVGACPLGRLGEPKDITQLVGFLASDAGEWINGQVIRANGGFVIV; from the coding sequence ATGGCTGAAGCTGAACACAGTTCCTCATCGGCTCCTCGACTTGACGGCCGAGTAGCAATCATAACCGGTGCCTCACGTGGTCTTGGCCGTGCTATAGCCATCCATCTCCACTCCCTTGGTGCAAGGGTTGTGCTAAATTATGCTTCAAGCTCAACACAAGCAGATCTTCTAGCAAATGAGCTCAATGCTACCTCAACCAACCTTTCACAACCTCAAGCAATTGCAGTTCGAGCAGATGTTTCAGACCCAGATCAGATCAAGCTTCTCTTTGATAAAGCTGAACAAGAATTTGGTTCAGGAATCCATATCCTTGTAAACTGTGCTGGGGTGCTCGATCCAAAGTACCCAAGTTTGGGGAATACCACAGTGGAGGATTGGGACACAACATTTAATGTTAACACAAAAGGTTCATTTCTGTGTTGTAGGGAGGCTGTGAATCGATTAAAACGTGGAggtggtggaagaatcatcatgATATCAACCTCAATAGTTGGAGGGCTTCTACCAGGGTATGCATCTTATGCAGCCTCTAAAGCAGCCGTAGAGACAATGACAAAGATAGTGGCTAAGGAGCTCAAGGGTACTGGAATTACTGCCAATTGTGTTGCACCAGGGCCTATTGCAACTGACATGTTTTTTGCTGGTAAAACTGAGGAAACAATCAACAGGATTGTGGGTGCTTGTCCTCTAGGCCGACTTGGAGAGCCCAAGGATATAACTCAGCTTGTTGGCTTTTTAGCTAGTGATGCTGGGGAGTGGATTAATGGTCAGGTCATTAGGGCCAATGGGGGATttgttattgtttaa